Proteins encoded in a region of the Nonomuraea helvata genome:
- a CDS encoding MBL fold metallo-hydrolase → MTQTSHPPDRLITGHPFRQWKTWRIPGTTFTLTGYSRANDKTFFHIPELRCALDAGLCEGRQPETVFLTHTHHDHSKDLDYLASRPSGADIYVPAEALPYVEAYLRASAELNHAAAYDPALAPASRLHGVRHGDEFTFGSRGHHVRVVRCEHKVPCVGYAFSEAGKELLPEFQELRRTLTEEGRGAEFGRVMARKRQEGVEVDQQVRRPLFAFLGDTHVSVFEQNPWLFTYPVIITECTFLYDSELPRADRVGHTVWSRLKPVVEARPDTLFVLTHFSLRHSDQEVHDFFQREGHGNVLAWAHPESQLPEQHQVRERLPRS, encoded by the coding sequence ATGACACAGACCTCCCATCCCCCTGACCGGCTGATAACGGGACATCCTTTCCGGCAGTGGAAGACCTGGCGGATTCCCGGCACCACATTCACGCTCACCGGATACTCCCGCGCGAACGACAAAACCTTTTTTCACATACCGGAGCTGCGGTGCGCCCTGGACGCCGGGCTGTGCGAGGGGCGGCAGCCCGAGACGGTCTTCCTGACGCACACGCACCATGACCACTCCAAGGACCTCGACTATCTCGCCTCGAGGCCGTCCGGCGCCGACATCTACGTGCCTGCCGAGGCGCTGCCCTACGTGGAGGCCTATCTGCGTGCCTCCGCCGAGTTGAATCACGCGGCCGCGTACGATCCCGCGCTGGCCCCGGCGTCTCGTCTGCACGGCGTCCGGCACGGCGACGAATTCACCTTCGGCTCCCGCGGCCACCATGTCCGCGTGGTGCGGTGCGAGCACAAAGTGCCCTGCGTGGGCTATGCGTTCTCCGAGGCCGGCAAAGAGCTGCTGCCCGAATTCCAGGAGCTCCGGCGTACGCTCACCGAGGAGGGACGCGGCGCGGAGTTCGGCCGCGTCATGGCCCGCAAACGGCAGGAAGGCGTGGAGGTCGACCAGCAGGTACGCCGCCCCCTGTTCGCTTTCCTGGGCGACACGCACGTGTCGGTGTTCGAGCAGAATCCCTGGCTGTTCACCTATCCGGTCATCATCACCGAGTGCACCTTTCTGTACGACAGTGAGCTGCCCCGCGCCGACCGGGTCGGGCACACGGTCTGGAGCCGGCTCAAACCCGTGGTCGAGGCGCGTCCGGACACGCTTTTTGTCCTGACCCACTTCAGCCTGCGCCACTCCGACCAGGAGGTGCACGACTTCTTCCAGCGCGAAGGGCACGGCAACGTCCTGGCCTGGGCGCACCCGGAAAGCCAGCTGCCCGAGCAGCACCAGGTCAGGGAGCGTCTTCCTCGGTCCTGA
- a CDS encoding carboxylesterase/lipase family protein: MSAVESREPEVRTAAGVVRGRAEGGLAVFRGIPYAEPPIGEARFQAPRPVRGWDGVRESHTFGPPAPQDANMAGRSGGDLFKGTGDDWLTVNVWTPAPDPAARRPVMVWIHGGAYKHGFSGSPGYDAQHIASDGDVVFVSLNYRLGVEGFLHIDGAPANRGLLDQVAALEWVRENITAFGGDPGQVTVLGDSAGAGSIAALMAMPSAAGLFRRAVGQSLPGTFLSDALARDVAAALAAGAGLRPTAGELSGVDPRELVTTGHALEPKMRQYEDRWGSFAHTLTPFSPVVDGDVLPAAPWQALAGGAGRDVELIIGHTRDECRTFMLFSGQLGKITEEQAAEALRHFGPGEDGERAYRAAFPDASAEELYELVQNDWLFRMPTLRLAEAQAAGGGRAYLYELAWQSPGMGGALGACHGLDGPLLFGTYDAHLGPAAIGPDHTAEARELTSQIRTAWTSFATSGDPGWPAYDFRQRLTRVFDTPPSVTAYPEEISRRLWQDHVFEALPLLTA, encoded by the coding sequence ATGTCCGCAGTCGAGTCCCGCGAGCCCGAAGTCCGTACCGCCGCCGGTGTGGTGCGTGGCCGCGCGGAAGGCGGCCTCGCCGTCTTCCGCGGCATCCCGTATGCCGAACCCCCGATCGGTGAGGCCCGCTTCCAGGCGCCCCGGCCCGTGCGCGGTTGGGACGGGGTACGCGAGTCGCACACCTTCGGCCCGCCGGCCCCACAGGATGCCAACATGGCCGGCCGCAGCGGCGGCGACCTCTTCAAGGGCACCGGCGACGACTGGCTGACCGTCAACGTCTGGACGCCCGCCCCGGACCCGGCCGCCCGCCGCCCGGTCATGGTGTGGATCCACGGCGGCGCCTACAAGCACGGCTTCTCCGGCAGCCCCGGCTACGACGCCCAGCACATCGCCAGCGACGGCGACGTGGTGTTCGTGTCGCTGAACTACCGCCTCGGCGTCGAGGGCTTCCTGCACATCGACGGCGCGCCCGCCAACCGTGGCCTGCTCGACCAGGTCGCCGCCCTGGAGTGGGTGCGCGAGAACATCACGGCGTTCGGCGGCGACCCCGGCCAGGTGACCGTCCTGGGCGATTCGGCCGGCGCCGGGTCCATCGCCGCGCTGATGGCCATGCCGAGCGCGGCAGGGCTGTTCCGGCGGGCCGTCGGGCAGAGCCTGCCGGGCACGTTCCTCTCCGACGCCCTGGCCAGGGACGTCGCGGCGGCACTGGCGGCCGGGGCGGGCCTGCGTCCGACCGCAGGGGAGCTGTCCGGCGTGGATCCGCGCGAGCTGGTGACGACCGGGCACGCCCTGGAGCCGAAGATGCGGCAGTACGAGGACCGCTGGGGCTCGTTCGCGCACACGCTCACCCCCTTCTCGCCGGTCGTCGACGGCGACGTGCTGCCGGCCGCGCCCTGGCAGGCGCTGGCGGGCGGCGCGGGACGGGACGTGGAGCTGATCATCGGTCACACCCGCGACGAGTGCCGCACGTTCATGCTCTTCTCCGGTCAGCTCGGCAAGATCACCGAAGAACAGGCGGCGGAGGCGCTGCGCCACTTCGGCCCCGGCGAGGACGGCGAGCGCGCCTACCGCGCGGCGTTCCCGGACGCGTCCGCCGAGGAGCTGTACGAACTCGTGCAGAACGACTGGCTGTTCCGCATGCCGACGCTGCGCCTGGCCGAGGCGCAGGCCGCCGGCGGCGGGCGGGCGTACCTGTACGAGCTGGCCTGGCAGTCCCCGGGCATGGGCGGAGCGCTGGGCGCCTGCCACGGCCTGGACGGCCCACTGCTGTTCGGCACCTACGACGCCCACCTGGGCCCGGCGGCCATCGGCCCCGACCACACCGCCGAGGCCCGCGAGCTGACGTCCCAGATCCGCACGGCCTGGACGTCCTTCGCGACCTCGGGCGACCCGGGCTGGCCCGCGTACGACTTCCGGCAGCGCCTGACGCGGGTCTTCGACACGCCGCCGTCGGTCACGGCGTACCCCGAGGAGATCTCGCGGCGCCTGTGGCAGGACCACGTCTTCGAGGCGCTTCCCCTGCTGACCGCCTGA
- a CDS encoding TetR/AcrR family transcriptional regulator, translating to MALPRDRSTDLNDPRVRRTQAALRRTLIELVQDRDLSRISVADVAERAGVSRSTFYDHYRDVHELAEAACTAMIDDLIDAIPEPGTREETTDTLLTFFALLAEHAGLYRSVLGAQGSARVIDHVRRRATVAAYVGALRAATGGDGPSPADFTDGVPHDVPAAFTAGALIGVATDWLQHGCPCSPAEMAALTRPLLAALYHEDGRTRS from the coding sequence GTGGCCCTCCCCAGAGACAGAAGCACCGACCTGAACGACCCGCGGGTGCGCCGCACGCAGGCGGCCCTGCGGCGCACGCTGATCGAGCTGGTCCAGGACCGCGACCTGTCCAGGATCAGCGTCGCCGACGTCGCCGAACGCGCCGGGGTGAGCCGGTCCACGTTCTACGACCACTACCGTGACGTGCACGAACTGGCCGAGGCGGCCTGCACGGCGATGATCGACGACCTGATCGACGCCATCCCCGAGCCCGGCACCCGGGAAGAGACCACCGACACCCTGCTGACCTTCTTCGCCCTCCTCGCCGAGCACGCCGGGCTCTACCGCAGCGTGCTCGGGGCCCAGGGCAGCGCGCGCGTCATCGACCACGTACGCCGCCGTGCCACCGTCGCGGCCTACGTCGGCGCGCTCCGCGCCGCCACCGGCGGCGACGGTCCGTCGCCTGCCGACTTCACGGACGGCGTTCCGCATGACGTGCCCGCCGCGTTCACCGCGGGGGCGCTCATCGGCGTCGCCACGGACTGGCTTCAGCACGGATGCCCGTGCTCGCCCGCCGAGATGGCCGCGCTGACCCGGCCGCTGCTGGCGGCCCTGTACCACGAGGACGGCCGCACCCGGTCCTGA
- a CDS encoding cytochrome P450 → MTADSAETLQITRTCPYAPPEQHLRFLREQPVTKVALPKGSEAWVAARYEDIRTILSDPRFTADRRHPNAPRLNGETGPGESPLPKMMLEMDPPEHGQARRAVIGEFTVRRMAALRPRIQQIVDEHLDAMLAGPRPVDLVRALALPVPSLVICELLGVPYEEHDFFQTHSAQLLNRTITPQERQHASLELAIYLDKLIRAKEEDPTDDLLGRQVIKQRENGGVDHGALLSLAFLLLIAGHETTANMISLGTYMLLRHPDALAALREDPGKTAGAVEELLRHFTIAEFAMMRVALEDVELGGTVIPAGEGVLMLANAGNRDPEVFADADTFDIERDARSHLAFGFGPHQCLGQSLARVELEIVFNTLFRRIPGLRLAVPAEQLEFKDDATVYGIHELPVTW, encoded by the coding sequence GTGACCGCTGACTCCGCGGAGACGCTCCAGATCACCCGCACCTGCCCGTACGCCCCGCCGGAGCAGCATCTTCGCTTCCTGCGCGAGCAGCCGGTCACCAAGGTCGCGCTGCCGAAGGGATCGGAGGCCTGGGTCGCCGCCCGTTATGAGGACATCCGCACGATCCTGAGCGACCCGCGCTTCACTGCCGACCGCCGCCACCCCAACGCGCCCAGGCTGAACGGCGAGACGGGGCCGGGCGAGTCACCGCTGCCCAAGATGATGCTGGAGATGGACCCGCCCGAGCACGGTCAGGCCCGTCGCGCCGTGATCGGGGAGTTCACCGTCAGGCGCATGGCGGCGCTGCGGCCGCGTATCCAGCAGATCGTGGACGAGCACCTCGACGCCATGCTGGCCGGCCCGCGCCCGGTCGACCTGGTGCGGGCGCTGGCGCTGCCGGTGCCCTCGCTGGTGATCTGCGAGCTGCTCGGCGTGCCGTACGAGGAGCACGACTTCTTCCAGACGCACTCCGCGCAGTTGCTGAACCGCACCATCACGCCGCAGGAGCGGCAGCACGCCTCCCTCGAACTGGCCATCTACCTGGACAAGCTGATCAGGGCCAAGGAGGAGGACCCCACCGACGACCTGCTCGGCCGCCAGGTGATCAAGCAGCGCGAGAACGGCGGGGTGGACCATGGCGCGCTGCTCAGCCTGGCATTCCTGCTGCTGATCGCCGGGCACGAGACGACCGCGAACATGATCTCGCTGGGCACGTACATGCTGCTGCGGCACCCCGACGCGCTGGCCGCGCTGCGCGAGGACCCGGGCAAGACGGCGGGCGCGGTCGAGGAGCTCCTGCGGCACTTCACCATCGCGGAGTTCGCGATGATGCGGGTGGCCCTCGAGGACGTGGAGCTCGGCGGCACGGTCATCCCTGCGGGAGAGGGCGTGCTGATGCTGGCGAACGCCGGAAACCGCGATCCGGAGGTGTTCGCCGACGCCGACACGTTCGACATCGAGCGCGACGCCCGCAGCCACCTGGCGTTCGGCTTCGGCCCGCACCAGTGCCTGGGCCAGAGCCTCGCCCGCGTGGAGCTGGAGATCGTCTTCAACACCCTGTTCCGGCGGATCCCCGGCCTGCGGCTGGCCGTCCCCGCCGAGCAGCTCGAGTTCAAGGACGACGCCACCGTCTACGGGATCCACGAGCTGCCCGTCACCTGGTGA
- a CDS encoding YbaB/EbfC family nucleoid-associated protein, translating to MDESWRLLEQLVQEVNQQTEQLKKMQEKVGELSATASSKDGMVTVTVGPRGEVRTIDFDPRVYRKLSPSELSAVIVQQIERATSEVSAGMKELMEPFVPDLPFDDLFGEGTDFASFLPQPSTPEPRDPRP from the coding sequence ATGGACGAGTCGTGGCGGCTGCTGGAGCAGCTCGTCCAGGAGGTCAACCAGCAGACCGAGCAGCTCAAGAAGATGCAGGAGAAGGTAGGGGAGCTGTCGGCGACGGCCAGCTCGAAGGACGGCATGGTGACCGTGACCGTCGGCCCGCGCGGTGAGGTGCGGACGATCGACTTCGACCCCCGGGTCTACCGCAAACTGTCGCCTTCGGAGCTGTCCGCCGTGATCGTCCAGCAGATCGAGCGGGCGACCAGCGAGGTCTCCGCCGGGATGAAGGAGCTGATGGAGCCCTTCGTACCAGATCTTCCGTTCGACGATCTGTTCGGCGAGGGGACGGACTTCGCGTCATTCCTGCCGCAACCGAGCACGCCCGAGCCGCGGGACCCTCGGCCGTGA
- a CDS encoding NUDIX hydrolase yields MVRMNDMSKPYLEPADWYASLPTAYTAACMLLTDGDDRVLLVKPNYRPYWAFPGGIVEAGEAPHEGAVREILEELGLDVQAGDLLAVEWSPPLGERPRPMLTFLFDGGVVADPGRIKLQADELDAAEFLGWEEAEARLPAHTAARIPAARRARKSGRTVYLPVAPLR; encoded by the coding sequence ATGGTGCGAATGAACGACATGAGCAAGCCGTACCTGGAGCCGGCCGACTGGTACGCGAGCCTGCCGACGGCATACACCGCGGCCTGCATGCTGCTGACCGACGGCGACGACCGCGTCCTGCTCGTCAAGCCGAACTACCGCCCGTACTGGGCTTTCCCGGGTGGCATCGTCGAAGCCGGGGAGGCTCCGCACGAGGGCGCCGTGCGCGAGATCCTCGAGGAGCTCGGGCTGGACGTCCAGGCCGGAGACCTGCTGGCCGTGGAGTGGTCGCCCCCGCTGGGGGAGCGGCCTCGCCCCATGCTGACCTTCCTCTTCGACGGCGGCGTCGTCGCCGACCCCGGCCGGATCAAACTCCAGGCCGATGAGCTCGACGCCGCCGAGTTCCTCGGCTGGGAAGAGGCCGAGGCCCGGCTTCCGGCGCACACCGCGGCGCGGATCCCCGCCGCGCGCCGTGCCCGCAAGAGCGGCCGTACGGTCTACCTTCCCGTGGCACCTCTGCGATGA
- a CDS encoding IS5 family transposase produces the protein MTRRHDLTDAQWAALEPHLPAASGKGRPPKWSKRQLIDGIRWRIRTGAPWRDVPACYGHWFTVYGLFRRWQREGIWARILAALQACADAAGKIDWTVSVDSTITRAHQHAAGARRDGHLQKEPPGGVHSEPADHGLGRSRGGLTTKTHLACEQGRKLLAAVVTAGQRGDSPQFIPVLGKIRVARLGGGRPRTRPDRVLADKAYTSKANRTHLRRRGIKACIPSKADQDAHRRAKGSKGGRPPAFDPAFYRLRHAVECGINLLKGNRGMATRYDKLAVRYEAVVIIAAINQWLNAL, from the coding sequence GTGACGAGGCGGCACGACCTCACTGATGCGCAGTGGGCGGCGCTGGAGCCGCATCTGCCTGCCGCATCGGGCAAGGGGCGTCCGCCGAAGTGGAGCAAGCGTCAGTTGATCGACGGGATCCGGTGGCGGATCCGGACCGGGGCGCCGTGGCGGGACGTTCCTGCCTGCTACGGCCACTGGTTCACCGTGTATGGCTTGTTCCGGCGCTGGCAGCGGGAGGGGATCTGGGCGCGGATCCTGGCGGCCTTGCAGGCGTGTGCGGACGCCGCCGGGAAGATCGATTGGACGGTGAGCGTGGACTCCACCATCACCCGGGCTCACCAGCACGCGGCCGGAGCACGCCGGGACGGTCACCTGCAAAAGGAACCACCCGGCGGGGTGCACAGCGAGCCGGCCGATCATGGCCTGGGGCGCTCGCGCGGCGGGCTGACCACCAAGACCCATCTGGCTTGCGAGCAGGGCCGCAAGCTGCTGGCTGCGGTGGTGACCGCCGGGCAGCGGGGCGACAGCCCGCAGTTCATACCGGTGCTCGGCAAGATCCGGGTGGCCCGCCTCGGCGGTGGCCGTCCCAGGACCCGCCCGGACCGGGTCCTGGCCGACAAGGCCTACACCAGCAAGGCCAACCGGACTCATCTGCGCCGGCGTGGGATCAAGGCGTGCATTCCGAGCAAGGCCGACCAGGACGCTCACCGGCGAGCCAAGGGATCGAAGGGAGGTCGCCCGCCCGCCTTCGACCCCGCGTTCTACCGGCTGCGTCACGCTGTGGAGTGCGGCATCAACCTGCTCAAAGGCAACCGCGGCATGGCGACCCGTTACGACAAGCTCGCCGTACGCTACGAAGCCGTCGTCATCATCGCTGCGATCAACCAGTGGCTCAATGCCTTATGA
- a CDS encoding ABC transporter ATP-binding protein, with the protein MTTQAPARRPQPAFGPGRIMSGPAEKAHDFGGSLRHLLRLLRPERALLAVVLALGTASVALTVTGPKILGHATDLIFAGIVGAQLPAGTTKEQAVAGLRARGQGTLADMVSSMNVVPGHGIDFTALAQVLGWVLAIYVLAAALGILQFRLTTVVVQRAAFRLRERIEAKLARLPLSYFDGQPRGEILSRATNDTDNIAQTLQQTMSQLISSVLTVVGVLVVMFWISPILALIALVTVPVSVYVTAAVGKRSQPQFIKQWSSTGKLNGHIEEMYGGHTLVKVFGRQKEAAETFAEHNDALFASSFRAQFISGIIQPAMMFIGNLNYVLVAVVGGVKVASGSISLGDVQAFIQYSRQFSQPLTQVAGMANLVQSGVASAERVFELLEAPEQSQEPEGPARTAPIRGRVAFENVSFRYVPDRPLIENLSLTVEPGQTVAIVGPTGAGKTTLVNLIMRFYEVTGGRITLDGVDIAELSREELRANIGMVLQDTWLFGGTIAENIGYGAEGATRERIEAAAEAAHVDRIAHTLPDGYDTVIDEEGGTVSAGEKQLITIARAFLSEPAILILDEATSSVDTRTEVLIQRAMSSLREGRTSFVIAHRLSTIRDASLILVMENGRIVEQGTHESLLAAEGAYARLYSAQFAQAVVEVD; encoded by the coding sequence ATGACGACTCAGGCGCCCGCGCGCCGCCCCCAGCCCGCCTTCGGCCCCGGCAGGATCATGTCCGGGCCCGCCGAGAAGGCCCACGACTTCGGCGGTTCGCTCCGTCACCTGCTGCGGCTGCTGCGCCCCGAGCGCGCGCTGCTCGCCGTCGTCCTCGCCCTCGGGACGGCCAGCGTCGCGCTGACCGTGACGGGCCCCAAGATCCTCGGCCACGCCACCGACCTGATCTTCGCCGGCATCGTCGGCGCCCAGCTGCCCGCCGGGACCACCAAGGAACAGGCCGTGGCGGGGCTGCGTGCCAGAGGACAGGGCACGCTCGCCGACATGGTGTCGTCGATGAACGTGGTGCCCGGCCACGGCATCGACTTCACCGCGCTGGCGCAGGTGCTCGGCTGGGTGCTGGCGATCTACGTGCTGGCGGCGGCGCTCGGGATCCTGCAGTTCCGGCTGACCACGGTCGTCGTACAGCGGGCGGCGTTCCGGCTGCGCGAGCGGATCGAGGCCAAGCTGGCCCGGCTGCCGCTGAGCTACTTCGACGGCCAGCCGCGCGGCGAGATCCTCAGCCGCGCCACCAACGACACCGACAACATCGCCCAGACGCTCCAGCAGACGATGAGCCAGCTCATCTCGTCGGTGCTGACGGTCGTGGGAGTGCTGGTGGTGATGTTCTGGATCTCGCCGATCCTGGCGCTCATCGCGCTGGTCACGGTGCCGGTGTCGGTCTACGTCACCGCGGCCGTCGGCAAGCGTTCGCAGCCGCAGTTCATCAAGCAGTGGTCCTCGACGGGCAAGCTCAACGGCCACATCGAGGAGATGTACGGCGGGCACACGCTGGTCAAGGTGTTCGGCAGGCAGAAGGAGGCCGCCGAGACCTTCGCCGAGCACAACGACGCCCTGTTCGCCTCCAGCTTCCGCGCCCAGTTCATCTCCGGGATCATCCAGCCGGCGATGATGTTCATCGGCAACCTCAACTACGTGCTGGTCGCCGTGGTGGGCGGAGTCAAGGTGGCCTCGGGCTCGATCTCGCTGGGCGACGTGCAGGCCTTCATCCAGTACTCGCGGCAGTTCAGCCAGCCGCTGACCCAGGTGGCCGGCATGGCGAACCTGGTGCAGTCGGGCGTCGCCTCGGCCGAGCGGGTCTTCGAGCTGCTGGAGGCTCCCGAGCAGTCCCAGGAGCCCGAGGGGCCGGCGCGGACCGCGCCGATCAGGGGGCGCGTGGCGTTCGAGAACGTGTCCTTCCGCTACGTGCCGGACCGGCCGCTGATCGAGAACCTGTCGCTGACCGTGGAGCCCGGCCAGACCGTGGCCATCGTCGGCCCCACGGGAGCGGGCAAGACGACGCTGGTCAACCTCATCATGCGCTTCTACGAGGTGACCGGCGGCCGGATCACGCTCGACGGCGTCGACATCGCCGAGCTGTCCAGGGAGGAGCTGCGCGCCAACATCGGCATGGTGCTGCAGGACACCTGGCTGTTCGGCGGCACGATCGCGGAGAACATCGGCTACGGCGCGGAGGGCGCCACGCGCGAACGCATCGAGGCCGCCGCGGAGGCCGCCCACGTGGACCGCATCGCGCACACGCTGCCCGACGGCTACGACACGGTGATCGACGAGGAGGGCGGGACGGTCAGCGCGGGCGAGAAGCAGCTGATCACGATCGCCCGGGCGTTCCTGTCCGAGCCGGCGATCCTGATCCTGGACGAGGCGACCAGCTCGGTGGACACCCGGACGGAGGTGCTCATCCAGCGGGCGATGAGCTCGCTGCGCGAGGGGCGCACCAGCTTCGTGATCGCCCACCGGCTGTCCACGATCCGCGACGCCAGCCTGATCCTGGTCATGGAGAACGGGCGGATCGTCGAGCAGGGCACGCACGAGTCGCTGCTCGCGGCGGAGGGCGCCTACGCCCGGCTGTACTCGGCCCAGTTCGCCCAGGCCGTCGTGGAGGTGGACTAG
- a CDS encoding ABC transporter ATP-binding protein has protein sequence MLLRLLRVQLRPYGKEITLVVLFQFVQTLATLYLPTLNADIIDDGVVKGDTGSIMRIGLVMLGVTLIQIVCSVVAVYYGARTSMALGRDLRAAIFHRVQDFSVQEVNRFGPPSLITRTTNDVQQIQLLVLMTFTMMVAAPIMCVGGIVLALRQDTALSSLLLVVLPVMIAIVALIVVRMRPLFRTMQERIDRINQVLREQITGIRVIRAFVRDRHERERFGVANDRLTDVSLRVGRLMALMFPTVMLVVNVSSVAVVWFGGHRIADGTMQVGALTAVIAYLMQILMSVMMAMFMFMMIPRAEVCAERIEEVLGTEPTVHPPAEPVTPERRLGELELRSVDFRYPGAEEPVLCGVSFAARPGRTTAIIGSTGSGKTTLLNLIPRLFDATAGEVLVDGVDVRDLDQAVLSRAVGLVPQSPYLFSGTVASNLRYGRPDATDEELWRALEIAQAREFVEAMPGGLDEPISQGGTNVSGGQRQRLAIARTLVHRPEIYLFDDSFSALDYATDARLRAALAEEITDATIVIVAQRVNTIRDADRILVLDDGRVVGSGDHAELMSTCPTYREIVLSQLTEQEAAA, from the coding sequence ATGCTGCTCCGTCTCCTGCGGGTCCAGCTCAGGCCGTACGGGAAGGAGATCACGCTCGTGGTCCTCTTCCAGTTCGTGCAGACACTGGCCACGCTCTATCTCCCCACGCTCAACGCCGACATCATCGACGACGGCGTCGTCAAGGGGGACACCGGTTCCATCATGCGCATCGGGCTGGTGATGCTCGGTGTGACGCTCATACAGATCGTCTGCTCGGTCGTGGCCGTGTACTACGGCGCACGGACCTCGATGGCCCTGGGCAGGGACCTGCGGGCCGCGATCTTCCACCGGGTGCAGGACTTCTCCGTCCAGGAGGTCAACCGGTTCGGCCCGCCGTCCCTGATCACCCGGACCACCAACGACGTGCAGCAGATCCAGCTGCTCGTGCTGATGACGTTCACGATGATGGTGGCGGCTCCGATCATGTGCGTCGGCGGCATCGTGCTGGCGCTGCGCCAGGACACCGCGCTGTCGTCGCTGCTGCTCGTCGTGCTGCCCGTGATGATCGCCATCGTGGCCCTGATCGTGGTGCGGATGCGCCCGCTCTTCCGCACCATGCAGGAGCGCATCGACCGGATCAACCAGGTGCTGCGCGAGCAGATCACCGGCATCCGGGTCATCAGGGCGTTCGTCCGCGACAGGCACGAGCGCGAGCGCTTCGGCGTGGCCAACGACCGGCTGACCGATGTGTCGCTGCGGGTCGGGCGGCTGATGGCGCTGATGTTCCCCACGGTCATGCTGGTGGTGAACGTGTCCAGCGTCGCCGTGGTGTGGTTCGGCGGTCACCGCATCGCCGACGGGACCATGCAGGTGGGCGCGCTGACCGCGGTCATCGCCTATCTCATGCAGATCCTCATGTCGGTGATGATGGCGATGTTCATGTTCATGATGATCCCGCGGGCCGAGGTCTGCGCCGAGCGCATCGAGGAGGTGCTCGGCACCGAGCCGACCGTCCACCCGCCGGCGGAGCCCGTCACCCCCGAAAGACGCCTCGGCGAGCTGGAGCTGCGGTCCGTGGACTTCCGCTACCCGGGCGCCGAGGAGCCGGTGCTGTGCGGCGTGAGCTTCGCGGCGCGGCCCGGCCGTACCACCGCGATCATCGGCAGCACGGGCAGCGGCAAGACGACGCTGCTCAACCTCATCCCCCGCCTGTTCGACGCGACCGCCGGCGAGGTGCTGGTCGACGGCGTCGACGTACGCGACCTCGACCAGGCCGTGCTCTCCCGGGCGGTCGGCCTGGTCCCGCAGTCGCCGTACCTCTTCTCCGGCACCGTGGCCTCCAACCTGAGGTACGGCAGGCCGGACGCGACCGACGAGGAGCTGTGGCGGGCCCTGGAGATCGCCCAGGCCCGCGAGTTCGTCGAGGCGATGCCCGGTGGCCTGGACGAGCCGATCTCCCAGGGCGGCACGAACGTCTCCGGCGGCCAGCGGCAGCGCCTGGCCATCGCCAGGACGCTGGTGCACCGGCCCGAGATCTACCTGTTCGACGACTCCTTCTCCGCCCTCGACTACGCCACCGACGCCCGGCTGCGCGCCGCGCTGGCCGAGGAGATCACCGACGCCACGATCGTCATCGTGGCCCAGCGGGTGAACACCATCCGCGACGCCGACCGCATCCTCGTGCTCGACGACGGCCGCGTGGTCGGCAGCGGCGACCACGCGGAGCTCATGAGCACCTGCCCGACGTACCGGGAGATCGTGCTGTCCCAGCTCACCGAACAGGAGGCAGCAGCATGA
- a CDS encoding helix-turn-helix domain-containing protein, translated as MAPEDRRAALIAATLPLLREYGAAVSTRQIAEAAGVAEGTIFGVFPDKASLLRATLMSAFDPQPAVDALAAIGTQVELRARLREVVLLLRKGMSVNANLMAVPKELMADDAEFHERMLDGRRRIGTAIAALVEPDRDRLRRSPEGTAHLLLMLIAASVHRGFGLGGEFADMDDEEIVSVLLDGLLVRPSSTPSTESAS; from the coding sequence ATGGCGCCAGAAGACCGCCGTGCAGCGCTCATCGCCGCCACGCTCCCCCTGCTGCGCGAATACGGCGCCGCGGTGAGCACCCGCCAGATCGCCGAGGCCGCGGGCGTGGCCGAGGGCACGATCTTCGGCGTCTTCCCCGACAAGGCCTCGCTGCTCCGGGCGACGCTGATGAGCGCGTTCGATCCGCAGCCGGCGGTGGACGCGCTGGCGGCCATCGGCACGCAGGTCGAGCTGCGCGCTCGGCTGCGCGAGGTGGTCCTGCTGCTGCGGAAAGGGATGAGCGTCAATGCCAATCTCATGGCCGTGCCCAAGGAGCTGATGGCCGACGACGCCGAGTTCCACGAGCGGATGCTGGACGGCCGGCGCCGGATCGGGACGGCGATCGCCGCTCTGGTCGAGCCCGACCGCGACCGGCTGCGCCGCTCTCCCGAGGGCACGGCGCACCTGCTGCTCATGCTGATCGCGGCCAGCGTGCACCGCGGCTTCGGCCTGGGCGGCGAGTTCGCCGACATGGACGACGAGGAGATCGTCTCCGTCCTGCTCGACGGGCTGCTCGTGCGGCCCTCCTCCACCCCTTCGACAGAAAGCGCCTCTTGA